The Deinococcus cellulosilyticus NBRC 106333 = KACC 11606 region CCATTTGCTGAAGGTAATGTTCGGGGAGGTACTGGCCCGGCACCAGTCGTTTCCCCAGGTGGCGCAGCTGTCCATGGAGGCTTTTGCTCAGCTGGAAACTCTGATCCTCAGGGGACAGCAGCAGGGGGTGTTCCGGGACGGTCCGGTGGGTGAGAAGGCTTTGATGTGCTGGGGCATGGTGCATGGGATGGCCCAGATTCGCATGGAGGGCATTGTGCTGCCCGGGGTGGAACGGTCTTCGCTTGAGGACCTGGCCCGCATGGTCTCTGACCAGCTGGTCGAGGGTTTGTGAGGCTTCAACCCTTGCAACGCATGTCTAAATGTTTGCACTGATCACAATGTTGTCAGTGATCTGTTTTTCTGCTACATTGACCTCAGCCAGGCAAGTGGTCCGAGAAGGACCATCCAGGACACATTTCCATGCCTGGCGGAAGAGGCCCCATGAAAAAGTGGATCACATTGACCCTGCTTGCACTGTCCACCGTGCACGCCCAGACGCTGCAGACCCTCAACCAGACCATCACCACCTACGGTCAGATCTGGCAGGAAAGCGTTCCGGAAAAAAGACTTCCCCTGATGGAAAAAGTGCTCTCTGCAGACTTTGACTACGTGGACGATTACGGTCAGTCTGTGGGCCACCAGGGCCTGAGTGACATCATCACCGGCATGCACAATTCCTACCCGGGTTTCACGGTGGAATTTGGCCCGGTGGCCCGGCACCACAATGTGGCCCGCATGGCCTGGGCCATCTACCGCAAAGACAAATCGCTGCTGGTCAAGGGCTTTGATGTGGTGCGGTTCAATGAAGCAGGTCAGCTCACCTCCCTGGTCGGTTTTGTGGGGAATTTCAGCACCGATGCCCTGGATTGACAGGTGTGTTGACCGGTTCACCTTTCCTGCAAAACAAGTGGGCCCCTGACCCACCAGCCCTTCCAGATGGAAGCGCTACCAGTTGTCAGGCCACACCAACCCTGCCTTTTTCTGCATTTCAGAGGACCTCCATGTGATTTCTTTTAAACCCACCCTGCTGACCCTCCTGCTGATCGGCTGCGCCCAGGCCCAGCACCTCCCCAGGCCCCCCTTGACTGAAGCCGTGCAAAACAGCTGGTACGCCAACACCACCTTCTACCAGGTTTTTGTGCGGTCTTTTCAGGACAGTGATGGAGACGGTATCGGAGACCTGAGAGGTGTTGCCTCCCGGCTGGAGTACCTCAAAAACCTGGGGGTGGGGGCCATCTGGCTGATGCCCATTTACCCCAGCCCCTCCTACCACGGTTACGATGTCACCGACCACCAGAACATCCAGCCGGAGTACGGCACCCTGCAGGACTTCAAAACCCTGCTGGAGGAAGCCCACAAACACAACATCAAAGTGATCCTGGACTGGATTCCCAACCACACCAGCGACCAGCACCCCTGGTTCAAAGACGCCCGCAGGCCTGGCTCCAGCAAAAGGGACTGGTATGTCTGGAAAACCACCAACCCCGGCTGGGGAAGGCCCTGGGACAACCAGGGGCAGACCTGGCACAAAAGCGGAGACCAGTTCTATTACGGGGTGTTCTGGGGTGGAATGCCCGACCTCAACTGGAAAAATCCCCAGGTCAAATCGGCCATGGATCAGGCGGCCCAATTCTGGCTGGATCTGGGGGTGGATGGTTTCCGTGTGGACGCCTCCCGCTACATCCTGGAAGGCGAAACCGACAACCGTCCAGACAGCGCTGAGACCCTGAACTGGACCCGGGAATTCACCCAGATGGTCAAAGCCCACGGCCCTGACAAGATGGTGGTCACCGAAGCCTGGATCGAGACCCCCACCGTGGCAAAGTACTTTGTGGATGGTCAGGGACAGGACCTGGGCTTTGATTTTGACCTGCAAACGGCCCTGGTCACAGGCATCCAGACGGCAAATGCCACCCCCATTCTTGAGACCCTGGATGGGGTGACCCGCCACTATCCAGAAGGGGCCGTGGACGGAATTTTTGTCAGCAACCACGACCTCGGAAGGCCCAACTTCACCCCAGGGCAGTGGCGGGTGGCGGCAAGCCTGCTCCTCACCCTCCCGGGCACCCCCTTTCTGTACTACGGGCAAGAAATTGGCATGCCCAACGGAACTGGACCCTCGGACGAGCAAAAGCGTACCCCTATGCGCTGGACCTTTGAGAGGCGGACCGGTTTCAGCACAGCTGCCCCCTGGCAACCTTTCAGCACCCAGGATCCCCTGATCTCGGTGCAGTCCCAGCAGGAAGAGCCCACTTCGCTCCTGAAACACCACCAGACCCTGCTGCACATCCGCCAGCAGCATGGGGCCCTTCGCACGGGAGGCTACCTGCCCCTCGCTGCCCCTGACGGGGTGATCGGCTTCATCCGCCAGCTGGGAAAAGAGCGTGTGCTGGTGGTGGTCAACTTGCAAGACACCGGGCAACAGGTGCAGTTGGACCTGGGTTCCGTTTCAGCAGGGGTGGACACCGCACAATCCCTGCTGGGCTCCCTGGAAGTGAAAGCAGGAAAAGCCGTGGGAACCATTCCTGCCCAGGGCCTGGCTTTGCTGTTGCTGAACTCCCCATGACCGGGTGAAACAGGTGACGGGTTCTTCACGGTCAGAGCTTTTGACTGAAACACAACTGTCTTAAGCAATGGGCTTGTCAAAAGAAACCGTTGTCAGCAATCTGCGATTCATGCTTGTCATTTGGGGCAACAGATCGCTGTGCAGGACCCATCATCATGGACCATCCAGGGAAACAAAGCTTCACATGATAAACATGAAGAGAGAAAAGCCCTTTGCCACTTTCCGAGAACGATTGTGCAATCGTTCTCGGAAAGTCATTGACATCAGAAGTCCAGTCGACTTTAATCAGAACAGCCAAAAGAAAACCCCTGTGCCCGGTAGTGAACTGCCACTGGGCACCTGGAATCACACCCTGAAAGGAACCTCTGGACGCCACCCCAACCCCCCGTGCGTTTGTTCGTCACATCAGGCATTCTGTGGCCCGGTGTGACATGAAGGCGATTTACACTTGCACCTCCTCCACTGCTCAGGAGGCCACATGTACCCTCATCCATACCCCTCTGGTTCACCCTTTTTCCTTCCTGACCCCTTGCCTCAAAGCCACCAACCACCCGTCTCGTGCCCAATGCACCCATCTCCGGGCCTGACAGAGCAAAAACTTCCTGATTCAAATCCCCAGGGGAACCCTGGGAGTGGTGTTGCGTAAGGTACAGGACCACCTGCAGATCATGGAAGTGCGACCCGACGTCGGAGGGTGGCTTTTGCTGTCCAGCCTGCGAAAATTCCCTTCGCTGGAGGCTTTTAAAACCCTTCCCTCAGAACAAGGCCCCCCTCTCGAACCAGGCACACTGGTGACCACACCAGAAGGCAAAACCGGGGTGGTGGGAGGCACCTGCGAGGGTGGCTTTCAGGTGCTGGAGGTGGATTTCACCCGTGAACACTGGATGCCAGCTCACCTCGTCCCTTCAACTTCCCCACGTCCCCTGCTCTCTTGCCCTGAAACCTGAATTGGCCTCTGGACCTTCTCACACCTGCGCCATCCAGCATCCCACAGGCACATCTCAACTTTTTGGAGTCCCACATGAAAAAAACCTTCTGGCTTTCCCTCTCCCTTCTGCTCAGTGGTGCTTTTGCCCAGGGTACAGACCCCCAACCCCGCCTGTCTCAGCTCATCGACACCCTCCATGACACCCAGGCGTTCATGGGCACCGTGATCATCACCCAGAAAGGCAAAACCACCTTTGAAAAATCGGTCGGTCTGGCCAACCTGGAAAAATCCATCCCCAACACCTCAGACACCGTTTACCGGGTGGCTTCCATCACCAAAAGCTTTGTGGGGGTCGCGGTGCTCAAACTGCAAGAGGAGGGCAAGCTCAAAGTCACCGATCCCCTCAGCAAGTACCTGCCCGATTACCCAAATGGAGAAAACATCACCTTGCATCACCTGATCACCCACACGTCGGGCATCTTCAACTATTTTGAACGGACCGACCTTGCCAGCCTGCGCAAAGAAAGGCCCAGCCTGGAGGAGTTCACCAAGAAGTTTGCAAATGAACCGGTCAATTTTGCACCAGGTGCCATGTACCGTTACAACAACTCGGGGTACATCCTGCTGGGCCGGGTGATCGAAAAGGCTTCCGGGATGCCCTTTGAAACCTACATGCAGCAACACGTGCTTGCTCCCATGGGCTTCGAGAAAACCCGGTTTTACAAGGATGACCAGGTGGTGGCGGGCCGTGCTGAAGGCTACACCCCCTCAGGGGAGGGCTTTGAAAAAGCAGACCTGTTCAATTACGAAGTGGTGCATGCTGCAGGCGGCCTGTCCGCCACCCCCCGGGAACTGGTCCAGTGGCTTCCAGGCATCCTCAGTGGCAAACTGCTCTCCCCGGAATCTGTTCAGGCGTTCATGGCTCCCCATGTGGTCCTGCCTGGAGCCCACTACGGGTATGGGGTGGT contains the following coding sequences:
- a CDS encoding alpha-amylase family glycosyl hydrolase, with the protein product MISFKPTLLTLLLIGCAQAQHLPRPPLTEAVQNSWYANTTFYQVFVRSFQDSDGDGIGDLRGVASRLEYLKNLGVGAIWLMPIYPSPSYHGYDVTDHQNIQPEYGTLQDFKTLLEEAHKHNIKVILDWIPNHTSDQHPWFKDARRPGSSKRDWYVWKTTNPGWGRPWDNQGQTWHKSGDQFYYGVFWGGMPDLNWKNPQVKSAMDQAAQFWLDLGVDGFRVDASRYILEGETDNRPDSAETLNWTREFTQMVKAHGPDKMVVTEAWIETPTVAKYFVDGQGQDLGFDFDLQTALVTGIQTANATPILETLDGVTRHYPEGAVDGIFVSNHDLGRPNFTPGQWRVAASLLLTLPGTPFLYYGQEIGMPNGTGPSDEQKRTPMRWTFERRTGFSTAAPWQPFSTQDPLISVQSQQEEPTSLLKHHQTLLHIRQQHGALRTGGYLPLAAPDGVIGFIRQLGKERVLVVVNLQDTGQQVQLDLGSVSAGVDTAQSLLGSLEVKAGKAVGTIPAQGLALLLLNSP
- a CDS encoding serine hydrolase domain-containing protein is translated as MKKTFWLSLSLLLSGAFAQGTDPQPRLSQLIDTLHDTQAFMGTVIITQKGKTTFEKSVGLANLEKSIPNTSDTVYRVASITKSFVGVAVLKLQEEGKLKVTDPLSKYLPDYPNGENITLHHLITHTSGIFNYFERTDLASLRKERPSLEEFTKKFANEPVNFAPGAMYRYNNSGYILLGRVIEKASGMPFETYMQQHVLAPMGFEKTRFYKDDQVVAGRAEGYTPSGEGFEKADLFNYEVVHAAGGLSATPRELVQWLPGILSGKLLSPESVQAFMAPHVVLPGAHYGYGVVVAKLLGKDHLNHSGELPGGSSFMAYFPEEQISVVMLSNVTRHDLPALFTRVYLAYNRNP